One Cryobacterium psychrophilum DNA segment encodes these proteins:
- the gltX gene encoding glutamate--tRNA ligase yields MSETIAHPFSTATGTDVRVRFCPSPTGTPHVGLIRTAMFNWAYARHTGGKMIFRIEDTDAARDTEESFDQIVEGMRWLHLDWDEGVEVGGPHGPYRQSERYDIYRDVIARLVESGHIYESFATGVEIEARNMSLGRDPKLGYDNYERDLTDEQKAAYRAEGRSPALRLRVPDTELSFDDLVRGKITFPVGSFSDFVVVRPNGHPLYPFVNPVDDALMGVTHVLRGEDLLSSTPRQIALYHALIDIGLTTFVPRFGHLPFVLGDKNKKMSKREPESNLFHHRDRGFIPEGLLNYLALLGWSISHDRDVFSIEELVAAFDVVNVNPNPARFDQKKAEAINGDHIRLLAAEDFAARIVPYLTAANVLSEPLSDDDRAILVQAAPLIQERIALLGEAPAMLGFLFVTADTLVIEADALKSLPQAAGEILAASGAALRAVPEEEWATDRVHTALNEVLLEGLALKPRVAFGPLRVAVSGRKVSPPLFESMEILGQVETLDRLDRLANHLAAVVPSA; encoded by the coding sequence ATGTCTGAGACAATTGCGCACCCGTTTTCAACCGCCACCGGAACCGACGTTCGAGTCCGGTTCTGCCCCTCACCCACCGGCACGCCCCACGTGGGCCTGATCCGCACGGCCATGTTCAACTGGGCCTACGCGCGTCACACCGGCGGCAAGATGATCTTCCGCATTGAAGACACGGATGCGGCACGCGACACCGAGGAAAGCTTCGACCAGATCGTGGAGGGGATGCGCTGGCTGCACCTCGACTGGGACGAGGGCGTTGAGGTCGGCGGACCGCACGGGCCGTACCGTCAGTCCGAGCGCTACGACATCTACCGGGACGTCATCGCTCGGCTGGTGGAGTCCGGCCACATCTACGAGAGCTTCGCTACCGGCGTTGAGATCGAGGCCCGCAACATGTCGCTCGGACGCGACCCGAAACTGGGCTACGACAACTACGAGCGCGACCTGACCGACGAGCAGAAAGCCGCCTACCGCGCCGAAGGGCGCTCCCCGGCACTGCGCCTGCGCGTGCCGGACACCGAGCTGTCGTTCGACGACCTCGTGCGCGGCAAGATCACGTTCCCGGTCGGCTCCTTCAGCGACTTCGTCGTGGTCCGGCCCAACGGGCATCCGCTTTACCCCTTCGTCAACCCGGTTGATGACGCGCTCATGGGCGTGACGCATGTGCTGCGCGGCGAGGACCTGCTGTCGTCAACGCCGCGGCAGATCGCGCTATACCACGCACTCATCGACATCGGTCTCACCACGTTCGTGCCGCGCTTCGGGCACCTGCCGTTCGTGCTCGGTGACAAGAACAAAAAGATGTCCAAGCGCGAGCCGGAGTCGAACCTGTTCCACCACCGCGACCGCGGTTTCATCCCTGAGGGCCTGCTCAACTACCTGGCCCTGCTCGGCTGGTCGATCTCACACGACCGCGACGTGTTCTCGATCGAGGAGCTCGTTGCCGCGTTCGACGTGGTGAACGTGAACCCGAACCCGGCACGCTTCGACCAGAAGAAGGCCGAAGCCATCAACGGCGACCATATTCGACTGCTCGCCGCGGAGGATTTCGCGGCGCGCATCGTGCCGTACCTCACGGCCGCGAACGTGCTCAGCGAGCCGCTCAGCGACGACGACCGGGCCATTCTCGTGCAGGCAGCACCTCTCATCCAGGAGCGCATCGCGCTGCTCGGCGAGGCCCCGGCAATGCTGGGTTTCCTCTTCGTCACGGCCGACACGCTCGTGATCGAAGCGGATGCCCTCAAGTCGCTCCCGCAGGCCGCCGGCGAGATCCTGGCCGCGTCCGGTGCCGCGCTTCGTGCCGTTCCTGAGGAGGAATGGGCAACCGATCGGGTTCACACCGCGCTCAACGAGGTTCTGCTCGAGGGGCTCGCCCTCAAGCCGCGGGTCGCGTTCGGCCCTCTTCGTGTGGCGGTCTCCGGCCGCAAGGTGTCACCCCCGCTGTTCGAATCGATGGAGATCCTCGGGCAGGTCGAAACCCTCGATCGCCTCGATCGCCTCGCGAACCACCTGGCGGCCGTGGTTCCGAGCGCCTGA
- a CDS encoding transposase, whose product MQLSHTHRSLSASFDDPNLVSSAGLVPVMALAAKTGLSTLVDEWVKLPGYFGANAGMKVMALVAGMLTGAHSIDDMAVLRHGALRKLFTGTYAPSTLGSFLRAFLFGHVRQLDAAASRWLGNLAAVTPIVAGIDECALVDIDDTIKEVHGHQKQRAGFGYLRRPRPQRPVRHHQHRTAAPIIVACRQRKGPTNSARGAAKFVSDTLATVKRLRNPTATGLLLLRADSAYYVSAVITAAAQLPVGRSGVHEAPVFQPALGQSEQLGELELSEKRWRVLGCDVHTQEVHDRCREYPPVS is encoded by the coding sequence ATGCAACTTTCTCACACTCACCGGTCCTTGTCCGCTTCCTTCGATGACCCGAATCTCGTGTCGTCTGCCGGGCTTGTTCCCGTGATGGCGTTGGCGGCGAAAACTGGCCTCAGTACCCTCGTCGATGAGTGGGTGAAACTACCCGGATACTTCGGCGCGAACGCGGGCATGAAAGTGATGGCGTTAGTCGCAGGAATGCTCACCGGGGCCCATTCCATCGACGATATGGCGGTCCTGCGGCACGGGGCGCTGCGGAAACTGTTCACCGGAACCTACGCACCCTCAACGCTGGGATCGTTCCTGCGCGCGTTCCTGTTCGGCCATGTCCGCCAACTCGACGCCGCCGCGTCCCGGTGGCTGGGCAACCTCGCCGCCGTAACCCCGATCGTGGCCGGCATCGACGAGTGCGCCCTGGTCGATATCGACGACACCATCAAAGAAGTGCACGGGCACCAGAAACAGCGCGCCGGATTTGGCTACTTGCGGCGTCCGCGGCCTCAACGCCCTGTTCGCCATCATCAGCACCGGACTGCTGCACCGATCATCGTCGCCTGCCGGCAGCGGAAAGGCCCCACCAACTCCGCCCGCGGAGCGGCGAAGTTCGTCTCCGACACCCTCGCCACCGTGAAACGCCTCCGCAACCCGACCGCGACCGGACTGCTTCTTCTGCGCGCCGACAGCGCCTACTACGTCAGCGCCGTCATCACAGCGGCCGCGCAGCTTCCGGTAGGGCGGTCCGGTGTGCATGAGGCGCCAGTCTTCCAACCTGCGCTCGGGCAGTCGGAGCAGCTCGGCGAGCTCGAGCTGAGTGAGAAACGTTGGCGTGTTCTGGGTTGCGACGTCCATACCCAAGAGGTGCACGACCGATGCCGTGAGTACCCGCCCGTGTCGTGA
- a CDS encoding type IV toxin-antitoxin system AbiEi family antitoxin domain-containing protein, whose protein sequence is MTANPLPALLRYRDFDDLGLTRHRFERLVGEGEYERIAPGLFLRAGETDDTTAAWTAIAVKRPQATICLLSALALHELTDEIPTRTDVAIPRGMQPIAILSAPIAWHRFDPETFSIGRNEHPLPGGLTIGLYSAERTIIDLFRLRHDWGSDLAVSALKRWLALRGSSPATLLTLAASFPKARPALRNALEIIL, encoded by the coding sequence ATGACTGCAAACCCGCTGCCGGCGCTGCTCCGGTATCGAGACTTCGACGACTTGGGGCTGACCCGACACCGTTTCGAGCGTTTGGTCGGCGAGGGTGAGTATGAACGCATCGCGCCCGGCTTGTTCCTCCGGGCCGGCGAGACCGACGATACGACGGCGGCCTGGACGGCGATCGCCGTCAAACGTCCGCAGGCCACGATCTGCCTTCTGTCTGCGTTGGCTCTGCACGAGTTGACGGATGAGATTCCGACGCGAACCGACGTCGCGATTCCGCGTGGCATGCAACCGATCGCGATTTTGTCCGCGCCGATCGCGTGGCATCGGTTCGACCCCGAGACATTCTCCATCGGTCGAAACGAACACCCTCTGCCCGGTGGCCTAACGATCGGCCTGTATTCGGCCGAGCGAACGATCATCGACTTGTTCCGTCTGCGCCACGACTGGGGGAGCGACCTCGCCGTGTCGGCACTCAAACGATGGCTCGCGTTGCGCGGCAGCAGCCCCGCAACGCTCCTGACACTGGCAGCATCATTCCCGAAGGCTCGGCCGGCACTGCGAAATGCCCTGGAGATAATCCTATGA